In Bradyrhizobium lablabi, one DNA window encodes the following:
- the uvrB gene encoding excinuclease ABC subunit UvrB, giving the protein MAKKPDHPKKPVKTPKSKAHRPDVQPIGPALAELLNPAINRGDAGLGSGTGLQPPPDNSWDRRAGGEAAAHRARASTRGTSEQVAKRDAALTDTSRASPPPNPPPQAGEGSRRLAPGAEESNDAADVQPASPLPLAGEGQGGGVSASHALNEARPGLDEAPQANYGTSATIPTLDPELAKQLGFTTEEEDAAAIARPPRNKMEALGVAATADALDALIRDGRPEFKGEDGQTKIWTPHRPPRPEKSEGGQRFVIKSDYEPKGDQPTAIAELVDGIARNDRTQVLLGVTGSGKTYTMAKVIEATQRPAIILAPNKTLAAQLYGEFKSFFPDNAVEYFVSYYDYYQPEAYVPRTDTYIEKDSSINEQIDRMRHSATRALLERDDVIIVASVSCIYGIGSVETYTAMTFALKKGERIDQRQLIADLVALQYKRTQADFTRGTFRVRGDVIDIFPAHYEDRAWRVNLFGDTVENIEEFDPLTGHKQDDLEFIKIYANSHYVTPRPTLVQAIKSIKSELKMRLDQLNNQGRLLEAQRLEQRTTFDLEMMEATGSCAGIENYSRYLTGRRPGEPPPTLFEYVPDNALVFADESHVTVPQIGGMFRGDFRRKATLAEYGFRLPSCMDNRPLRFEEWDMMRPQSVAVSATPSGWELNESGGVFVEQVIRPTGLIDPPVNIRPARTQVDDLVGEVRATAQAGYRSLVTVLTKRMAEDLTEYLHEQGIRVRYMHSDIDTIERIEIIRDLRLGAFDALVGINLLREGLDIPECALVAILDADKEGFLRSETSLIQTIGRAARNVDGKVILYADQMTGSMQRAIAETDRRREKQVEYNTANNITPESIKKSIGDIMNSVYERDHVLVEIGDGGMADDVISIGHNFEAVLNDLETRMREAAADLNFEEAARLRDEVKRLRATELAVVDDPTAKQRTVQGKAGAYAGMKKYGDAANLPATALKKRGGSPMRSGSMASGGASSPSPRSSRGEGRGEGHPSTSRGASKVHKPHLDEMHGPESLPYRPGRATARKPSPDDIGAGSGSKIFQPTDSRQSGPEFGPAPRSSGGAPGHRGGWKKR; this is encoded by the coding sequence GAAATCGAAAGCACACCGTCCCGACGTGCAACCGATTGGGCCGGCGCTGGCGGAACTGCTCAATCCCGCGATCAACCGTGGCGATGCCGGCCTCGGCTCGGGCACCGGATTGCAGCCGCCGCCGGATAATTCCTGGGATCGCCGCGCCGGCGGCGAGGCCGCCGCGCACCGCGCGCGGGCCTCGACGCGCGGAACGAGCGAGCAAGTAGCGAAGCGGGACGCGGCTCTCACAGACACCTCCCGTGCGTCGCCCCCACCCAACCCTCCCCCGCAAGCGGGAGAGGGCTCCAGACGGCTGGCGCCGGGCGCCGAGGAAAGTAATGACGCGGCGGACGTGCAACCTGCGTCCCCTCTCCCGCTTGCGGGGGAGGGTCAGGGTGGGGGTGTCTCCGCGAGTCATGCCCTCAACGAAGCGCGTCCCGGCCTCGACGAGGCCCCGCAAGCCAATTACGGCACCTCCGCCACCATCCCCACGCTCGATCCGGAACTCGCAAAACAACTCGGCTTCACCACCGAGGAGGAAGACGCCGCCGCAATTGCGCGGCCCCCGCGCAACAAGATGGAGGCGCTCGGCGTCGCCGCGACAGCGGATGCGCTGGATGCCCTGATCCGCGACGGCCGCCCCGAATTCAAGGGCGAAGACGGCCAGACCAAAATCTGGACGCCGCATCGGCCGCCGCGCCCGGAAAAATCCGAAGGCGGCCAGCGGTTCGTGATCAAATCCGACTACGAGCCGAAGGGCGACCAGCCGACCGCGATCGCCGAACTGGTCGACGGCATCGCGCGCAACGACCGCACCCAGGTGCTGCTCGGCGTCACCGGAAGCGGCAAGACCTACACCATGGCGAAGGTGATCGAGGCGACGCAGCGCCCCGCCATTATTCTCGCGCCGAACAAGACGCTGGCCGCGCAGCTCTATGGCGAGTTCAAGAGTTTCTTCCCCGACAACGCGGTGGAGTATTTTGTCTCGTACTACGACTACTACCAGCCCGAGGCCTATGTGCCGCGGACCGACACCTATATCGAGAAGGACTCGTCCATCAACGAGCAGATCGACCGCATGCGCCACTCGGCGACGCGGGCGCTGCTCGAGCGCGATGATGTCATCATCGTCGCCTCGGTGTCGTGCATCTACGGTATCGGCTCGGTCGAGACCTATACCGCGATGACCTTCGCGCTGAAGAAGGGCGAGCGCATCGACCAGCGGCAATTGATCGCCGATCTCGTCGCGCTGCAATACAAGCGGACGCAAGCCGATTTTACCCGCGGCACCTTTAGAGTCCGCGGAGACGTCATCGACATTTTCCCGGCGCACTATGAAGACCGCGCCTGGCGCGTGAATCTGTTCGGCGACACCGTGGAAAACATCGAGGAGTTCGATCCGCTCACCGGCCACAAGCAGGACGATCTCGAATTCATCAAGATCTACGCCAACTCGCACTATGTGACGCCGCGGCCGACGCTGGTGCAGGCGATCAAGTCGATCAAATCCGAGTTGAAGATGCGGCTGGATCAGCTCAACAATCAGGGCCGCCTGTTGGAAGCGCAGCGGCTGGAGCAGCGCACAACGTTCGACCTCGAAATGATGGAAGCCACGGGTAGCTGCGCCGGCATCGAAAACTATTCGCGCTATCTGACCGGGCGCCGCCCCGGCGAGCCACCGCCGACGCTGTTCGAATATGTGCCCGACAATGCGCTGGTATTCGCTGACGAAAGCCACGTCACCGTGCCGCAGATCGGTGGCATGTTCCGCGGCGATTTCAGGCGCAAGGCGACGCTTGCCGAATACGGATTTAGATTGCCCTCCTGCATGGACAACCGTCCGCTGCGGTTCGAGGAATGGGACATGATGCGCCCGCAATCGGTCGCGGTGTCGGCGACGCCGAGCGGGTGGGAATTGAACGAAAGCGGCGGCGTATTCGTCGAGCAGGTGATCCGGCCGACCGGATTGATTGACCCGCCCGTAAACATTCGCCCGGCGCGCACCCAGGTCGACGATCTCGTCGGCGAAGTCCGCGCGACCGCGCAAGCCGGCTATCGCTCGCTGGTTACCGTGCTGACCAAGCGGATGGCGGAGGACCTCACCGAATATCTGCACGAGCAGGGCATTCGCGTGCGCTACATGCACAGCGATATCGACACCATCGAGCGCATCGAGATCATCCGCGATTTGCGGCTCGGCGCGTTCGACGCGCTGGTCGGCATCAATTTGTTGCGCGAGGGCCTCGACATTCCCGAATGCGCGCTGGTCGCGATTTTGGACGCCGACAAGGAAGGCTTTTTGCGCAGCGAGACCTCGCTGATCCAGACCATCGGCCGCGCCGCGCGCAATGTCGACGGCAAGGTGATCCTCTATGCCGACCAGATGACGGGTTCGATGCAGCGCGCCATCGCCGAGACCGACCGCCGCCGCGAAAAGCAGGTCGAATACAACACCGCCAACAACATCACGCCGGAGAGCATCAAGAAGTCGATCGGCGACATCATGAACAGCGTCTACGAGCGCGACCATGTGCTGGTGGAAATCGGCGACGGCGGCATGGCGGACGACGTCATCTCGATCGGCCACAATTTCGAGGCGGTCCTGAACGACCTCGAAACGCGCATGCGCGAAGCCGCCGCCGACCTGAATTTCGAGGAAGCCGCGCGCCTGCGCGACGAAGTAAAACGCCTGCGCGCGACAGAGCTCGCCGTCGTCGACGATCCCACCGCAAAACAGCGCACCGTGCAAGGCAAAGCCGGCGCCTACGCCGGCATGAAGAAATACGGCGACGCCGCGAACCTGCCCGCGACCGCGCTGAAGAAGCGCGGCGGCAGCCCGATGCGCAGCGGCAGCATGGCAAGCGGCGGTGCCTCTTCCCCCTCGCCCCGTTCTTCACGGGGAGAGGGTCGGGGTGAGGGGCATCCCTCCACGAGTCGTGGCGCCTCAAAAGTCCACAAACCCCACCTCGACGAAATGCACGGCCCGGAATCCCTGCCCTACCGCCCCGGCCGCGCGACGGCGCGCAAACCCTCACCCGACGACATCGGTGCGGGCAGCGGCAGCAAAATCTTCCAGCCCACCGACTCGCGCCAATCCGGCCCCGAATTCGGCCCCGCCCCCCGCTCCTCAGGCGGCGCGCCGGGGCATCGGGGTGGGTGGAAGAAGAGGTAA